The Naumannella cuiyingiana DNA window CTCGAAGCGCAGCCAGGCATCGTCGCGCAGGACCGGCGCCAGCTCGGCCAGCTTCTCCCGCGGCACCAGCAGCGTCAGCTCGCCGCGGTCGACGACGACCTCGGCGACCGCTCCGGGCACCAGCTCGGCGATCCGGTCCACGACCTCGTCGAACCAGCCGCCGTAGGGGCGCGGCGAGCCGGCCGGGGGCTCGACCACCCGGCGTACCCGGCCATAACCGGAGGTGTCGCCGGAGCCGCGACCGCTGCCCCACATGCCCCGGCGGACCTTGGTCGCACCGCCGACGCCCGCGCGCTGCTCGATCGCGCTCTGCTCGGCCGAGACCGCGATCTCCGGCGTCTCGTCGCCGGCCGGCGCGTCCTCGCGCTCGACGCCCGCCTTCGGCGCGGACTCCGCCGCGTCCGGCTTGTCGTCGATGGTCTTACCGGTCTCGGGCTTCTGGCCGGTCTCGGGCTTCTCGTCGGGGGTCTTGTCGCTCACCGCAGCAGCCCCTTCATCTCGTGCGTCGGCGTGGCCGTCAGCGCCTCGCGCTCGCGCTCGGTGATCTCGGCCTCGGCATTCGAGCCGATCTTCTGCCGCTGGACGATCTCGCGCAGCTTGAACATCCCGTCGATCAACATCTCCGGACGCGGCGGGCAGCCGGGCACGTACATGTCGACCGGCACCACGTGATCGACGCCCTGGACGATCGCGTAGTTGTTGAACATGCCGCCGGAGCTGGCGCACACGCCCATCGAGAGCACGAACTTCGGGTTCGGCATCTGGTCATAGATCTGACGCAGCACCGGCGCCATCTTCTGGCTGACCCGGCCGGCGACGATCATCAGGTCGGCCTGCCGCGGGGAGGCGCGGAACACCTCCTGGCCCCAGCGGCCGGAGTCGTAGCGCGGCGCACCGTAGGTCATCATCTCGATCGCGCAGCAGGCGAGCCCGAAGGTCGCCGGCCAGAACGAGGCCTGGCGCATCCAGCCGAACAGGCCCTCGACGGTCGTCAGCAGCACGCCGCTGGGGAGCTTCTCCTCAACACCCATCTCTCAGTTCCCTTCCCCAGCCCTCAGTCCCATTCGAGACCGCCGCGGCGGAGTTCGTAGAAGTAGGCGATCATCACCACGGCCACGAAGATCACGACCTGGACCAGGGCGAAGGTGCCGAGCTGGTTGCTGCTCACCGCCCACGGATACAAGAAGACGATCTCGATGTCGAAGATGATGAACATCATCGCCGTGACGTAGTACTTGACGGGGAACCGGCCGCCGCCCACCGGCTGCGGGGTCGGCTCGATGCCGCACTCGTAGGAGTCGTACTTGGCGCGGTTCCAGCGCTGCGGCCCGACGAGCATGCTGGTGATCACCGAGACCGCGACGAAGCCCGCAGCTATCACCAACAGCACCAGCAGTGGTGCGTACGGATCGTTCATGCCCGTCCTTCCCGGTTCGTCCCGCTCGTCATCGCCCCGGCGCTCATGCTGACGGGGCGATCTTGGAGAGGCCGTTGATGATCTTGTCCATCGCGTCGCCGTCGGAGGCGTCGGTCAGGTTGGCCAGCAGCTTCAGCGTGAAGCGCATCAGGGTACGCCGCGGCAGACCGTAGCGGGTACACAGCCGCATCACCTGCGGATTGCCGATCAGCTTCACGAAGATGGTGCCGAGCCGGTAGTAGCCGCCGAGGCGGTCCGACAGGGCGGTCGGGTAGCCGCGCAGGGCGCGCTCGGCGCTCGGCGTACCCACCCCGCGGTAGTGGGCCTCGGCGATCGCGTCGGCGGCCAGCTCGGCCGACTCCATGGCGTACGCGATGCCCTCGCCGTTGAACGGATTGACCATGCCGCCCGCATCGCCGATCAACAACAGCCCGCGGGTGTAGTGCGGCGTGCGGTTGAAACCCATCGGCAGGGCGGCGCCGCGGACCGGGATGGTCCGGTTCTGTTCGCGGAAGCCCCACTCGGCGGGGGTGTTGTCCAGCCAGCGCTGGAGCAGGTCCTTGTAGTCGGTCTTGCCGAAGGCCGAGGAGGTGTTCAGGATGCCGAGGCCGACATTGCAGGTGCCGTCGCCCATCCCGAAGATCCAGCCGTAGCCCGGGAGCAGATCGGACTGACCCGGCTTGCCGTCCCACAGCTCCAGCCACGACTCGAGGTAGTCGTCGTTGGTCCGCGGGCTCGTGTAGTAGGTCCGCACGGCCACGCCCATCGGCCGGTTGTCCTTCTTCTGCAGGCCCATCGCGACGCTAAGCCGGGTCGAGTTGCCGTCGGCGGCGACCACCAGCGGAGCGAGGAAGGTACGCCCGTCTCGCGTCCGGACGCCCCGGATCCGGCCCGTGCGCTCGTCGAGGACCGGCTCGGTGACGTTGCAGTTCTCCAGCATCTTCGCCCCCGCGGCCACCGCATGCTTGGCCAGCAGGTCGTCGAAGTCGGCGCGCGGGCGGACCAGGCCGTAAGGCGGGAAGTCCGTCAGGTCGGGCCAGTTCAGCTCGAACGGCCGGTCGCCGCCGTAGATCCGCAGGCCCTTGTTGTGCAGCCAACCCGCCTGCTCGGAGGTGTCGATCCCGAGGCGGATGAGCTGCCGGGTGGCGCGCGGGGTGAGGCCGTCGCCGCAGACCTTCTCGCGCGGGAAGGCAGACTTCTCCAACAGCAGCACGTCGAGACCGCGGCGGGCCAGGTAGGCGGCGGCCGTCGAGCCTGCCGGCCCGGCCCCGACGACGATGACGTCGGCCTCCGCCTCCGCGGCGAGACCCTGGGTCATTGCAACTCCTGCTCGTGAGAACTGCTCGTGAAAGAGTTCACTAACTCGTCAGCAGTCTAGGCCCTCCGTACGCCGCCGCGCATCCGGCACGACGCCGGCGTACCCGGCCTTGACTAGGGAAAATGCCGCCGATTTTCGCAACGCTCGTGTTGATGAAATTGACCGGGGCACGCGCGCGGCGGTCAGCCGTCCCGGCGCAGCCGATCTTCCAGGATCGCGGCCTGCACGCGCAGCGCGCCCAGCAACTCGTGATCCTCCACCGCCGTGGCCTGCAACTCCCACCGGGCGCCGTCGCCGTCGCGCACCTTGACCAGCGCGGCCACGCCGACCGCGCCGTCGGGAAGATCGAGATAGGCGACGCGACCCGACACCGCCGGGTAGCCCTCGGGCGCGGTCGCGGCTCGGGGTGTCCTGGCCCGCGCGGGGTCCCCGGCCGCCTCGACGTCACTGCCCCAGCCGGCCGAGCGGGCGGCCGTCAACGGTTCAGGTTCCATGGTGCTTCGACTTCTCTCGCGGTTCGACACGTTCGCCCCGAAGCGTAACCGGGCCGACGGGAAGCGCAACCCCGGCGGCGGCGGCATCCGGCGGACGAAGCCGTTCATGATCAAATCTCATCCGGCCTCCGACCACCCTTGCAATCATCCAACCAATGCTGCTTGGATGCTGGGAAAGCGCTCGATGAGGAGTAGCCCCATGCCGATCCCCCCACGCCACGACGTCGCTCGCCCGCGCCGCCGAATCGGCCTTCGCCTGGCCGGCGCCATCCTCGCGACGGCCATCCCGATCGCTCTCGTCGGCTTCCCGGGCAGCGCCGAGAGCGCCCCCAGAGGTCGGACCTGGACGGTCGACCAGGTCCGGGGAACCGAGCAGCAGAACCGCACCGGCCTGCCGGGCAACGGCAGCCGGGGCCGACCGTTCGCCACCATCGCCGATTGCGCGGCACAGGCCCGCCCGGGCGATGCCTGCGAGATCGGCGACGGCACCTACCGCGAGACGGTGCGGCCCGCGCGCTCGGGATCGCCCGGCTCCCCGATCACCTTCCGGAAGGCTCCCCGGGCGAAGAAGGTGGTGATCAGCGGCGCCGATCCCGTCACGGGTTGGGAACGCGATGCCGAGAACCCGCGGCTGTGGTCGGCGCCCGCCGACCTCGCGCCCGGCTACGACGCCACCGTCGATCCCGACAACACCACCCTGGCGGCCAACCAGATCTTCGCCGACGGCACCGCACTGCCCGAGGCCCAGTTCCCCAACACCGGCCTGGACCCC harbors:
- a CDS encoding NADH-quinone oxidoreductase subunit A, producing the protein MNDPYAPLLVLLVIAAGFVAVSVITSMLVGPQRWNRAKYDSYECGIEPTPQPVGGGRFPVKYYVTAMMFIIFDIEIVFLYPWAVSSNQLGTFALVQVVIFVAVVMIAYFYELRRGGLEWD
- a CDS encoding NADH-quinone oxidoreductase subunit C, with the protein product MDDKPDAAESAPKAGVEREDAPAGDETPEIAVSAEQSAIEQRAGVGGATKVRRGMWGSGRGSGDTSGYGRVRRVVEPPAGSPRPYGGWFDEVVDRIAELVPGAVAEVVVDRGELTLLVPREKLAELAPVLRDDAWLRFEHCASVSGVNYPEHVGAELHVAYHLQSMTHNRRLRVEVTCPDADPHIPSVVGTYPAADWHERETWDMFGVIFDDHPALTRILMPDDWPGHPQRKDYPLGGIPVEYKGATIPPPDERRSYA
- a CDS encoding NuoB/complex I 20 kDa subunit family protein codes for the protein MGVEEKLPSGVLLTTVEGLFGWMRQASFWPATFGLACCAIEMMTYGAPRYDSGRWGQEVFRASPRQADLMIVAGRVSQKMAPVLRQIYDQMPNPKFVLSMGVCASSGGMFNNYAIVQGVDHVVPVDMYVPGCPPRPEMLIDGMFKLREIVQRQKIGSNAEAEITEREREALTATPTHEMKGLLR
- a CDS encoding geranylgeranyl reductase family protein gives rise to the protein MTQGLAAEAEADVIVVGAGPAGSTAAAYLARRGLDVLLLEKSAFPREKVCGDGLTPRATRQLIRLGIDTSEQAGWLHNKGLRIYGGDRPFELNWPDLTDFPPYGLVRPRADFDDLLAKHAVAAGAKMLENCNVTEPVLDERTGRIRGVRTRDGRTFLAPLVVAADGNSTRLSVAMGLQKKDNRPMGVAVRTYYTSPRTNDDYLESWLELWDGKPGQSDLLPGYGWIFGMGDGTCNVGLGILNTSSAFGKTDYKDLLQRWLDNTPAEWGFREQNRTIPVRGAALPMGFNRTPHYTRGLLLIGDAGGMVNPFNGEGIAYAMESAELAADAIAEAHYRGVGTPSAERALRGYPTALSDRLGGYYRLGTIFVKLIGNPQVMRLCTRYGLPRRTLMRFTLKLLANLTDASDGDAMDKIINGLSKIAPSA